Proteins from a single region of Bacteroidales bacterium:
- a CDS encoding glycosyltransferase family 39 protein — protein sequence MKIMKHQWLKGYYHELILLIVIIALIVIKLPHLYLPYYGDEGFAFGPAVHLMYQNGPTILPGGLEPDYSYGHPLLFHFLVASWMKIFGESILVAKSFALLVSILLLIAIFFTGKTFFNKDAGLLAAILLFFQPIFLAQSSFVLLEAFLALLGLLTILFFFQKKWLLYALTASALVMTKESGLFLVFALCIWQLMDVFLEKENHYSARKMIYSYLIILVPAMVFGLFLIQQKLTWGWFLFPGRMNDMQMTYDIISRNLGHIRKIIFFIHGRNWLVIGLLVSLVGYYFIPGKRFTGHQWKLIWFITLFIGIFWFMSSLNFISNRYFLIVITILVLLIASITVQAFQVKKWLLYPVMIALVVSQSIFAFRHYSTGDDNLGFTDVAKVHREAIHFMEEHNMQDASVYAHFLMLINLQHPLAGYLSDGIVFTRIKGLYTDSVDYAVISNVELSRELDSIRGLPHLELMKRVEIGLAWTEIYRNTLKINSQE from the coding sequence ATGAAGATCATGAAACATCAATGGCTGAAAGGATATTACCACGAGCTGATATTACTTATTGTGATCATCGCTTTGATTGTCATAAAATTGCCCCATCTCTATCTTCCCTATTATGGCGATGAAGGATTTGCATTCGGACCGGCTGTTCACCTGATGTACCAGAATGGTCCAACCATACTTCCCGGTGGACTCGAACCCGACTATTCCTATGGCCACCCGCTGTTGTTTCATTTTCTTGTTGCCTCCTGGATGAAAATTTTTGGTGAAAGCATTCTCGTGGCGAAGTCCTTTGCCCTCCTTGTATCAATACTGCTGCTTATCGCCATTTTTTTTACAGGAAAAACATTCTTTAATAAAGACGCCGGATTGCTGGCTGCCATCCTGTTGTTTTTTCAACCCATTTTTCTTGCACAGTCATCATTTGTACTGCTTGAAGCTTTTTTGGCATTGCTCGGCTTGCTCACGATTCTATTCTTTTTCCAAAAAAAATGGTTGCTCTATGCCCTGACAGCATCGGCACTGGTGATGACCAAAGAATCAGGACTTTTTCTTGTATTTGCTCTTTGTATCTGGCAATTGATGGATGTTTTTCTGGAAAAAGAAAATCACTATTCTGCCCGTAAAATGATTTATTCCTACCTGATTATCCTGGTTCCGGCGATGGTGTTTGGCCTTTTTCTCATTCAGCAAAAGCTCACCTGGGGCTGGTTCTTATTTCCGGGCCGCATGAATGACATGCAAATGACCTATGACATCATTTCCCGCAACCTCGGACACATCCGGAAAATCATCTTTTTTATCCATGGCCGCAACTGGCTGGTGATTGGATTGCTGGTTTCACTGGTGGGTTATTATTTTATCCCGGGAAAGCGTTTTACCGGGCATCAATGGAAATTGATCTGGTTCATAACACTTTTTATTGGGATTTTCTGGTTCATGAGTTCTCTCAATTTTATTTCGAACCGCTACTTCCTGATTGTGATCACCATACTGGTTTTATTAATCGCTTCCATCACCGTTCAGGCTTTTCAAGTTAAAAAATGGCTGCTTTACCCGGTGATGATAGCGCTGGTTGTTTCTCAATCCATTTTTGCATTTCGGCATTACTCAACCGGAGACGACAATCTGGGATTTACCGACGTGGCCAAAGTCCACCGGGAGGCCATCCATTTTATGGAAGAGCATAACATGCAAGATGCCTCTGTGTATGCACATTTTCTGATGCTTATCAACCTGCAACATCCATTGGCAGGCTACCTGAGCGATGGCATAGTGTTTACCAGAATTAAAGGTTTATACACCGACAGCGTGGATTATGCGGTTATTTCGAATGTCGAGCTGAGCCGGGAACTTGATAGCATTCGCGGACTTCCTCACCTTGAGTTAATGAAGCGGGTTGAAATAGGACTAGCCTGGACAGAAATTTACAGAAACACATTAAAAATCAACAGCCAGGAATAA